Proteins co-encoded in one Medicago truncatula cultivar Jemalong A17 chromosome 8, MtrunA17r5.0-ANR, whole genome shotgun sequence genomic window:
- the LOC25500167 gene encoding NADH dehydrogenase [ubiquinone] 1 alpha subcomplex assembly factor 3, with translation MAVRQRAVTALPNLIRSLRNEHPLKLKPSPHNNPNSLPSLRRAFSLYDQINLIDNVPEDQLRFQGFKDTGFTVNGVEYEGSLLCVGNLIMSWKPTKFSEITAESLSFFQIVRPIPEILIVGCGRNIQHVDPELRQFIRSTGMKLEAVDSRNAASTYNILNEEGRIVAAALLPYGVTS, from the exons aTGGCTGTTCGACAAAGAGCAGTAACAGCACTTCCAAACCTCATACGCAGTCTCCGCAACGAACATCCTCTCAAGCTCAAACCCTCTCCTCACAACAATCCCAATTCCCTGCCTTCTCTCCGTCGCGCTTTCTCTTTATACGATCAGATCAATCTCATTGACAATGTCCCCGAAGACCAGCTCCGATTTCAAGG GTTTAAAGATACTGGATTTACTGTAAATGGAGTTGAATATGAAGGAAGTTTGCTTTGTGTTGGAAATTTGATCATGTCTTGGAAACCAACAAAGTTTTCAGAGATCACCGCTGAAag CTTGTCATTCTTTCAAATTGTCCGTCCTATTCCAG AGATTCTGATTGTTGGATGCGGAAGGAACATTCAGCATGTTGATCCTGAACTAAGACAGTTTATTCGGTCAACTGGCATGAAGTTAGAAGCTGTTGACTCG AGAAATGCAGCATCAACTTACAACATACTGAATGAAGAAGGTCGCATCGTGGCTGCCGCACTTCTTCCATACGGAGTTACTTCATGA